The proteins below are encoded in one region of Eulemur rufifrons isolate Redbay chromosome 2, OSU_ERuf_1, whole genome shotgun sequence:
- the MAPK1IP1L gene encoding MAPK-interacting and spindle-stabilizing protein-like: MSDEFSLADALPEHSPAKTSAVSNTKSGQAPQGWPGSNPWNSPSAPPSVPSGLPPSATASTVPFGPAPTGMYPSVPPTGPPPGPPAPFPPSGPSCPPPGGPYPAPTVPGPGPTGPYPTPNMPFPELPRPYGAPTDPAAAGPLGPWGSMSSGPWAPGMGGQYPTPNMPYPSPGPYPAPPPPQAPGAAPPVPWGTVPPGAWGPPAPYPAPAGSYPTPGLYPTPSNPFQVPSGPSGAPPMPGGPHSYH, translated from the exons atGTCTGATGAATTTTCG TTGGCAGATGCGCTACCTGAACACTCCCCTGCCAAAACTTCTGCTGTGAGCAATACAAAATCTGGCCAAGCTCCTCAAGGCTGGCCAGGTTCCAACCCTTGGAATAGCCCAAGTGCTCCACCTTCTGTGCCATCTGGACTCCCACCAAGTGCAACAGCCTCCACTGTGCCTTTTGGACCAGCACCAACAGGAATGTATCCCTCTGTGCCTCCCACCGGACCACCTCCAGGACCCCCAGCACCCTTTCCTCCTTCTGGACCATCATGCCCCCCACCTGGTGGTCCTTATCCAGCCCCAACTGTGCCAGGTCCTGGCCCCACAGGGCCATATCCTACACCAAATATGCCCTTTCCAGAGCTACCTAGACCATATGGTGCACCCACAGATCCAGCTGCAGCTGGTCCTTTAGGTCCATGGGGATCCATGTCTTCTGGACCTTGGGCACCAGGAATGGGAGGGCAGTATCCTACCCCTAATATGCCATATCCATCTCCAGGGCCATatcccgctcctcctcctccccaagcACCAGGGGCAGCACCACCTGTTCCGTGGGGCACTGTTCCACCGGGAGCCTGGGGACCACCAGCACCATATCCTGCCCCTGCGGGATCATATCCCACACCAGGACTCTATCCTACTCCCAGTAATCCTTTTCAAGTGCCTTCAGGACCTTCTGGTGCTCCACCGATGCCTGGTGGCCCCCAT TCTTACCATTAA